CGGGCTACCATCTGCCTCCCGGAGCTCAGAATGACggtgctttctctctgcctgctctggacAGCCAGCTGTATCGCATGGAGAGTGAACCCTATGGCAGGATGGTCATCACTGACCATGGGAagatataaaaaatgagaaaccagCTTCAGAAAAGCAATCTAGCTGAGTCCAAAGCAGATTTTAGGTGGGAAGGGTCCATAAAGGGAATGTAGCCACATGGCCATTTTTATAAAAGCAGGTGACCAGCTCAAGGTCAGCTGGGACAACTGCCTGTTAGTGTCTCTGTGTttggtttggggtggggagaggggcacttCTATGGTGTCCCTGGGCCTCCCTTTAATGTCTTCTAAGTGTGCACAGATTATGGGGCCCACAGAAGGACCCATTTGTCCTGCGAACACCCAGGAGTTCACCAGGTTCCTGGTTTCTGAAAGGCTTTTCTATTAGAGTAGTTTGGGGGGCGACGTCTTCCTGAACTGCAGCTCTGAACCCAGACTGTGGAGTCTTTCAAAGTCTCACAAAATACATCACCGCCAAAAGCATCTTTAAGCGCCACTCCCGGAATAAAGGAAATTCCAAAGGCCACTTTAGAAGCCAAGGCGGGAGCAGGGCCCGAAGCCTGGAGGGAGcgagatggggaggaagggaagcactaGCGCAGAGGGGAAAGCGGGAGAGAGGGCCATCCAATAGGCAGCCGGccgagaggggaagagggagagaaacctgaGCTGGGACCTGGTGGTCCATCTCCCCATCCTTTCCCCTGACCCGCGGCCCTCGGTGGCCCCGGCATCGTGCGCGTCCGTGGCCTTGGAGCCGAGCGGTGGCGCCTTCGTGGAGGGGCAGCCAGCGTGGAGGGGCAGCCAGCGTGACCCGGGTGCGGGCGGTGCGGGACTCGGTGGGATTCCAAGCGGCAGCTTGGCCCGCGGCCCGTTGGCTCAGCGCCCAGCCAGCAGGTCCCGCCCGGCTGGAATGTAGGGAGCCGCTTGCCTGCGCCCCTGTCCCGCCTAGCTCAGTCCTCTCGTGCAGCGGCTTGAAGTGCGCGCgtctcctcccagccctcccgTTGCAGCCATGGCCGCCTCATCCGCGCGGCCCACCGTCCTAGCTCTGATCGCGCTGGCACtgctcctgctgctctgcctgggcCCAGGTTAGTGGGGAGACGACAGGGCGCTGGGGAGGGTGATCGGTGATGGAGTGAGGGCGGAGAGACCCAACCTGAGCCCGGACAAATACCAAAAGTGTGGCAGGGGTCTTGGGTTTTGCACTTGCACAAGTTGGAGTGGCGCGCTTGGGCCAGCAGACGGAGTACCAGGGTCAAGGGCAGGGTCTCAGACATGGCTTGGACACCTTGGGAAAGAATGAGGTCCAAGgtctggaggaggggcaggaagtgTTGGGGACCTAATGTAAGGGGTTTAACGGGAGCTCTCCGCAGCGGCGGCGGGAGCCTCTAGGATGGAGGGCCATCCCAAAGCAGCATTACGCAGCTGCCCTTCCAGGCAGTTCCTTACCAGGCACTTCCCAATGAGTCCATTTCCAGGTCTGCCAGACTGTGCACAGGCCTCACATCCCAGATGGGGAAAATGCTCTTAAAGGATAAATGCTTAACCTTCTGTGCTTCACGGAGCCTTCAGTGAATCGGTTGAAAATTCcaggtttgggggcacctgggtggctcagtgggttaaagcctctgccttcagctcaggtcatgatcccagagtcctgggatcgagccccacatcagaccctctgctcagcagggagcctgcttcccttcctctctctctgcctgcctttctgcctacttgtgatctctctctctctctgcctgcctctctgcctacttgtgatctctctctgtcaaataaataaataaaatcttaaaaaaaaaaagaaaagaaaattccaggttCGTTCTGTATAAAATGAGCATATTCATACACATCCCCCAAATGGAGTAGTTTGGTGGGGGTGCAGGCATCTGAACCCTGGGAGTCCTGACCATGCTACCTTCCACTTGTAGCCTCCTTTATGGTTCACTAGTGGACTCATGCCTGCATGAACGCCTTTGAGCCTCACAACTCTGGATGCATATGGTGACCCCAGGTCTCCTGCTAAGGGTACGGGGGCCAGAAGGCATGAAAGGCTTGCCCATGAGACGGCTGCTCTTCCCCCTACAGAGTAGCTGGCTAACGACAATGAAAGACACACTCGATTGCTTTACTTCTGTACTTTGATTATTCAAAACAGGTATGGAAAAGCAAATTCCAGGTGGAAGGGAGGAAGTTAATCTGCCCTAGGAGCCCTGAGGCCAAAGCTCCAGGTCTCCAGAGCAGTGGGGGACCTGTTCAAGTGGGGGGAATTGCTCTCCTTCTAAGTTACAAACACAGGGGAGGCTAGTCAATTACATGATCGATCTGCCTCTCCTACTTTGTCCCTCCCATTTTCAGAAACACATCTGAATAAAAGGAGGGAGCACCTGCTGTAAGCCATTGCctttcagatttgtattttattttatttgtaccaAGAATGCAGCGAAGGTATCGATTAAAGTATTATCATCGTTGAAGCTGGAGTGTGGAAGTTCTTAggacataaaatgaaaatcttgatGTGTCAAGTCCCACAGGTGGCTCCTTACAACACCCAAATatatttaatggagaaaatgaTCATCGCTCCTTCTTGAGTGGTTTATTAATAGTTAGTACATTCAAAAGGGGCATCCTGCAATTCTGTATTTGCTGAGAGGTCTAGTGCCAGGTTTAATAAATCCAGGAGTGTCTATAATCAGCCTAGAAGTAGCGACTGATGATATCAGGGTAAAAAACAAATCCGTACTGTAGGGAAAAAGTCACAgctattcattttttcatttttttcttcaagcaaATTTAGTTTGGTGTCTGATCACaagtattaatatttatttatacttcagTGTGTAATGATTGGTACAGTGGCAACATCAAAAATTCCTAATTTTCCTGTGCCTTTCTGTTGTACAGCTGAGAGCTGGTGAGGCTTTCATTTCTAGAACAGTGGTGACAACATTTGCTGCTAGAAATTGCAACAAGATCGCAAATGCCTAACTCCGATGTCTATTTCAACATTAGgccacatttcattcatttaatttccaGTGCTTTTATGGAAGACAAACAGGTGGAGGGACGACACTTAATTCTGTGTGTACCGCGCTGCTGTTAGAGATGGACCAGGGTTAAGATATTAATGAATGCTAATATTTGTGCCAAGGAATGTATCTGTCTGCTTTGGCAAATGTGTTCATAAATTTCTTTATTGACTCTTAACATTTGATGGGAAGTACAGTCTTTAAGTACAGTCGCACTCCATTCTAACTAAATAATCCCCTCTATAGGAACTCCATCAAATGCCTATCTCTGCTTATTTACTCTTGATGGGGAACCTCTTGGGGTGACTCACCCCCCAACTTTGGAGTGGCTTCCCAGGTATTGAAAACCTTAGTTTTTGCCCTAATCTATGGGCCAGGGGTGTTTCTGGAAACTATTTGCTGACTCATCTTTTTCAATTGTATCAGTTAACAtagtttaaaatgtatgtattataaatatctgTAATTAAATCATTTGAAGCCTTGGTAAATTTTTAAcaaagtttatacatttttagtgAAAGTTACCAGTAATGCTTTACTGAGAAGTgcaatgtagttttatttttaatctctgtgcCCAGTTTTGGAGCTGAGAGGGTTGTTGGTAGTAAATGTATGCtgtacacccccacccccaaattccttGTTCCTAGAGACTCTTTCCAGCCATGCTTCGTGGCTGGCATACCTACGCTAAAGGTGGTTGGGTAGTGCTCAACTTCAGATGCCTACAGAGACCCAATAGGTGAAATGGTTCTTTATGGACCACGGGGTGTGCTGAGGAGCTTGGGCCCAGAGCCATTCAAATTCAAACTTTGTAAACACTGGGTTCGCTCATTAAACACAGGTAAAACTCAGCTGTGGGTAGCCAATTTGTGACCTTTGGCCACAAGCATGGTCCCCCCCCCGCCCGCACCCCCCAGTTACATAGTAAATTTTTTAAGCAGGGGGCGGTTCTTAATCTTATCTTGGTCCCAGACACTTTTGGTGAAAGTCTGGCCAGAACTATGGCTCCTGTTCCCAGAAAACTGTACCTCTTATAGATGCGAGCACAGGCCTTAGGGTCTGTCCAAAGATGGGGAGGTTAAGGACCTGCCTGAAAAGGTGAACACCACCCCTTCCCTCTTGGGGCCAGACCAGCTCCTTACACCTGAAAATGCTCTGCCCCTTACTTCTGAGGCTTTTCTCCTTTCATGGGACAAGCCTTGTACCTTCACATAGAACTTAGATCAGAGGTATCTATAGGTCCTCACATCTACTCAGCAGCAATAGAAAGGTATCCTACCAGGCCAGGCATGTTATTTCCTAGTCAGATGTTTAGACTGCTTAGAAATACTGTCataaccaagtcaaaatcagAGCAAATGGTACCAATATTGCCTCATTGGAAGATGAACCAGACGAGCTACAAAACTGGGCTGGATTTATGAAGAGCTAAGGTGCGTTCCTGGGTTTGTGGCAGCATAATTTCTCAGTGTCTGCCCATCTTTGTCTTCCCATGGCGACCTTCTCTgtatcctctccctctcctccaacaATCCCAGCCATCGGATTCCGAGCCCATCTCACATCCAGCGGGATACCACTCCTTCACAGTTAACTGAGATCTTTGATTTCATCTGCAAATGCCCTCTTGCCAAACAAGTTCACATTCAGAGGTTCTGGATGGATATGAatttgcgggggcggggggacactATTCCATTCGCTATACCACAAAAAGGGAAAGTTTGCAGGTTTCTTACATGTGCCGGGTACCCAGGGTTCATAATAAGACATAAGGGGCTCAAAGAACAATGTCATTTCTCCTGGGAATAGCTCAAATCATCCATGGCCCTGGTCAGCCACTGTCATTGTCATCGGTCTGAGCCAGGAGCAGCCTGAATTGCTCTTCCTGCATGACGGGGAATGAGGCAAACAGCAAAACTGTGAAACCGCCAGGTTACGGGATGGAGATGGGGGCACGCAGGGACTTTTTTCAACTCTGATTCTTGCACTTGAGAAATTAAAGGGTACAGTGCGACTCTGACATGATTTCTATGTCCCTTCCATTAGGTGGCGTAAGTGGGAATAAACTCAAGCTGCTGCTTCAAAAGCGGGAAGGTAAGGACACTCCACATGGAGAAGGGCGGCGTTCCTAGCAGGTCGCGACGAAAGGCGATGCTGTGTGTGCTCGCTGGGGTCCTGTGCTTGGAACACCAAAGTGTTTACTTCTTGAAAGACTGGCAGATCTGAAGGGCTTACTCTGTGGGTATGTGTGAGGCATTTTATTAGGTAAATAATACTGCCAGTAAAAGTTTGCATATGCTTTTGTGAAAGCTGTCAGTGCAGACCCCAAAGTAAAAGAAACAGCGTTACTGGGTTCATTGCATGTTGTGTATTTTGGAAACATGAAACCCTTTGGAGCACATATCTAAATTTAGAGCATATCCTTTAGAGCACATAAGACGTCCGTTGGTGAAGTAGACTTGGAAAAGTACTATCCTTGTACTCTATCCAGTTAGCCCTTGGGGGCAAGGCAGAACAGAAACAACTGTTTTGTGACTAACACCTGTTGTGAGAAAATACCCCTATGATGAACGTGGTAGCCAGTGGCAAAACACTGTAGAAACGGAACAGGCTGGGAGCCACACACGTTCTGGGCCCGCCATGATCCGGTAGATCATTTGGACCAATCGTGTGGTCTTGTGAAGGTGGTCTTCCCTTGAAACTGTCATCTCTGCCATAAAATGAagaagttttctctcttttggaaaTTAGGAGTGTGGCAACGTTTCTAATGTGAACTTTTGATCCTTTATTCTTCCCTCCCTGGACTCCACCCAGTTGGAATGGGGTTCTGGCAGGTTCAAGTCTGCTCCCTGACCATGTAGGGCTCCTTAGTGCTATTCACAAGCTTCCCAGTCAGCCCCCCAGAACCCACAGGGGCTGAGCACTTGGGGCCCCTCGCAGGGATGGGGGGCTCCTGAGGAAGCTCCCAGAAACTTTCTTAGCATTTCCAGCCGCCCACCAGGCTCTGGCCAGTCCCTGATGTCTGTGCTGGGCAGCCTGCTCCTCCCGGGCACCTGGGGTGATGGACGTTCTCGAACAGCCAGCCTGTCAGAAGTGGGAGAGAACAGACCACCAAGATAATCACAAATCCTGGTGTACATCCTCAGCCCTTATTCAAGTCAAGCCTAGAAATACagattgagcacctactatgtacaaaAGAGTAGTAACAGGCCCCGAGAGAGGGACACAGATGAACAGGAAGTGAAGGAACACATTTATGGCTCCTTATCCATGTGACCCAAGGAACACACCGGGCACTTCACTCCCATCAACCCGTGGGGCCTTCACAACAACACCAAGATGGGGACTGCCAGTCCAGCTGTATAGATGAGGGGGCCGAGAGCAGGGGCAGACGCCGGGACACAGCTGCTTCCCCTGAGCCCAGCCCGCACAATTGGTGCCTTTTAAACAGCTGAGACCACAGTGGGAAGACGTTGGGAGAAGCCAGGTGTTAAAGCAAGGGCCAGTACCTGTCAAGGCTCGGTTGAATCCTTGGTGAGCTGTGAGGTCTGCAGAGCGTGTCCCAAGGTGGCCCGGTCTCTCCAGGGTGAGAGCTTGCTGTGCTGCCAGGCTGGGCCTGGgctcattgtttcatttttccccgaGATCTCCTAAGCAAGCACGGTGCTCACCGGTTTGCCCGTGCAAGGAACATACACTTGTATGGTCTTAGGCATCCAGATGTTTCCTAAATGCTTAAGGGGTACGCCATCAGCCACTGCCTGAGGCCTGGGGTCTAGGCCTGGTGAGTCACTGCAGAGGACAAGACATCTTGTCTTGCCCCCATGCCCTAGAGGTTGAGGGCTACTCTGTGCCCCTGGATATGGCTGCGCCCAAATGGAGAGCTTGCGACCCAGGGACATGGAGACTGATGACGGGCGGCTGTGTTTTATCACATATGGTGTAAGAGTGAAAATCAAAGCCATCTTAGGCAAGGTGGGCTGGGGGTACGGGATATATATACTAGTGATTGGCCCCCATCAGAACAGAACTCATTCTTTGtactttggggggtggggaattgATCCTTTCAGCACCTGCTCCAGCTAAGACTAAAGTGGCAATGGACGAGAGCAAGGCCAAGGAATTCTTGAACAGCCCGAGGCGCCAGAAGCGGCAGCTGTGGGACCGGACCCGGCCGGAGGTCCAGCAGTGGTACCAGCAGTTCCTCTACAGGGGCTTTGATGAAGCGGTGGGTACTTCTGCCTGCTGGAGGCCTGGCTCCCCCCAGGGCAGCGTGCTGGGGGCAGAGGCATGGCTCCGGGAAACAGGGCACAGAAAATTAGGCTTCGGAATTCACTTCAAAAAGGATGAGTCCCCATGATAGACCAAGTGCCCCCCAGGCTTTGGGTAACATTTCCATCAGGATACAGGGATATGAGCTGGAATTTTTCTTCAGACCACACGCACATGGGAATCTCTCCCACCATGAGTGAGAAGCGGGATTCCAGAGAAGTCATCGTCCAAAACGGCTGGGGCTTAAATTCATCCCAGAATCCCATGTAACTTTGCTGCACGATTTTGCCTGGGAGTCTTTAAAATACCTCAcaaccgggcacctgggtggctcaattaagtggctgcctttggcttagggtcatgatcccggggtcctgggatctagccccacatcaagctccctgctcagcagcgagtctgcttctccctttgcctgccactccccctgcttgtgctctctctgtcaaataaataaataaatctttttaaaaactattcacggaagagactggaaggaaatatatcaaaatgtcaGTTACAGTTGTCTTTGGCAGTGGAGTTATGAtcccccttttcctctgtcccacTCCCACATATCGATCTGTAAAGTATGAGTCTGTGTTATTTCCGTACccgcaaaacatttttttttaagattttatttatttatttgacagacagagattacaagtaggcagagagggaggcagagagagagagaggaggaagcaggctccccgctgagcagacagccccatgaggggctcgatcccaggaccctgggatcatgacccaagccgaaggcagaggctttaacccactgagccacccaggcgccccaaaacatttctttaatttcttgaaaacCTTGATGTTTCAAGGTCTGAGCTTTGCCAAAACTTCAAACACGATTATAAAATGCAAGAAACCAAGGGGAAAGATGATTTCACTATGGGAAAAGCTGCAGCATTGTGAGGAAAGCAAACATTCTGGCTTTCACggcagaggtggtggtggggggaggaactGAGCAGAAGCCAAAGCCCCTGGGGCTCAGCAaacagaggaggggcagggcggTGCTCACTAGGGTGGCACAAGCTGACCTACTCCTCACCCAAGTGGCTAGCCACAGAGAACACCATCACGGGCGAGGCCAGGCCTCCAGCTTCAGATGCCCGCGACCCAGCCACCGGAAAATTCCATCTGGACTGCGTGGAAGGCTGCCTGCAAACTCACACTTTATAGCATCCTTAGATTTTGGATGCAGGGGTGCACTGGCCACATTTCGAGAAAAATTGGACCCAAACTTTTAGGTACCCTGCAACCTCCCTAGGTCATCCTTCTCTTGTCCCCACCTTTGTGGCCTCACACCAAACCTCTCACCAAGTCGTCAGCATCAACCCATGCGAGCAGCCATCTGCATTCGTCTTGCACTTTCACTACCGACAAAGAACTAGTTTTCCCTTTAGGAGAGGCATCGAGAGCAAAGCTTCCCCAGCTGGAAACCTGCCAGTCCTTCTGTGCTTCTTACTTTCTTCagttcttccccttcccttctatTCCTGCTAACTGCAACTCTCTCTTTTCGTGTGTCTCTCAGCTGCCGTAGGCTTCGTGAAGGCAAGGGAATCTGTCCTGCTTGCTCTGAGTGGCCCTTCAGTGCCCAGCACAGCGCTGACATGCTGGGTCCATGTAATCAACGATTGTGGGATGAGTAAGTGCAGCCGTGCAGGTTCTAACTAACACCACTGCAAGGACGCATGGCTCTACCACGCCAGGGTGGTGGCTGATTTAATTTACCAAGCATCTACTCTGTGCACTGGAGTGGGCCAAGCCCAGGacaggacagggagagaaggcaATGTCTCTAAGATGTGTGTAGCACCTGGAGGTCAGGCCAAGCTATCACTATCTTTGGGAGTTGTCCATTTTATGtccccaaaaagagaaaaatgtttcttgaGGATATTTAGAACTCACAGGGTAGAAGTTTTCAAGGGCTTGGGTGTGCACTCCTTTGGAgacaatggctttttaaaaa
The window above is part of the Lutra lutra chromosome 9, mLutLut1.2, whole genome shotgun sequence genome. Proteins encoded here:
- the ECRG4 gene encoding augurin, with the translated sequence MAASSARPTVLALIALALLLLLCLGPGGVSGNKLKLLLQKREAPAPAKTKVAMDESKAKEFLNSPRRQKRQLWDRTRPEVQQWYQQFLYRGFDEAKFEDDVTYWLNRGQNGHDYYDYYQRHYDEDAAIGPQSLDSFRHGANVNYDDY